CGCACGCGGCCGAGGTGCATATGCTGGTGCGCGGCGAAGGGCTTGAGGCCACCATGTCGCGCTACCTGATCGACCGCATCCGGGGCCTGTCGAACGTGCATCTGCACACCCACTCGCAGATCACGGCGATGGAGGGCGAGGGCTGGCTGTCCACGGTGCGCTACAAGGAACGCGCGCAGGGGCCGGAGTGCATCGCCGTACCGATGCGCCACGTGTTCCTGTTCATCGGCGCGGCGCCCAATACCGAATGGCTGCGCTCGTGCCACGTGGAAACCGACGCCAAGGGCTTCATCCTGACCGGCTACGAAGCGCATCACTCCTGCACCGAACGCGCCGACTACACGCTGGAAACCAGCGTGCCTGGCGTTTTTGCGATTGGCGATGTGCGGTCCGGGTCGACCAAGCGCGTGGCGGCGGCAGTGGGCGAGGGCGCGGCAGTGGTGGCGCAGATCCACCACTACCTGGCCACGCTGGAACAGGCGCGCGTGTAACTGGATTCGTGAGTTACGGGCACCAATGTCTTTCTGAACGCGATATCCCTGCGCTTTGTTTCATGGGTACACTGCCTGCGCGTGTCCGGGGAACGTCCCCGGATTCCGGCGCAACAGGTATTCGACCGGGCCCAAGCCCGGCGTCCCAACCAGGAGACAAACCATGGGTATCCCCTTTGCCAACCTGGCCAGGCTGGCCGGGCGTGCGGGCATCGTCGTCGCCGCGATGGCTGCCGCGCTTGCCGCCGCGCCTTCGCTGGCCGCCGACAGCTTTCCCAATCGTCCGATCCGCCTGATCGTGCCGTTCGCGCCCGGCGGCAGTGTCGACATTGCCGGGCGGCTCATCACCGATGCCTGGGGCAAGCAGCTGGGCCAGCCGGTGGTGGCGGACAACCGCGCCGGCGCATCGGGCAATATCGGCATGGACCAACTGGCCAAGGCGAAGCCCGACGGCTACACACTGGCCATCAACAACGTGGCGCTGGCCGTCAACCCGTCGCTGTTCGCCAAACTGCCTTTCGATACCGCGAAGGATTTCGCGTCGGTGGGCACCATGGGCACGTCGCAGCATGTGCTGGTGGTCACCAACACGCTGCCCGCGAAGAACGTCAAGGAACTGGTGGCGATGGCCAAGGCGCAGCCGGGCAAGCTGAGTTTTGGTTCGGCCGGGGCGGGCAGCACCTTCCATATGGCCGCCGAACTGTTCAAGACCGAATCGGGCGCCGATATCCTGCACGTGCCTTACAAGGGCGGCGGCCCGGCCCTGGTCGACACGATCGCGGGACAGGTGCAGATGAGCTTCCCGGTGCTGTCCGCTGCGCTGCCGCAGGTGCAGGCGGGCAAGCTGCGCGCGCTGGCCGTGACCGGGCCGAAGCGCTCGCCGCTGATGCCAGACGTGCCGACCATGGCCGAGGCCGGCCTGCCGCACTACGCGTTCGAGACGTGGTTTATCGTCAGCGCCCCCGCCGGTACGCCGAAGGACGTGCTGGCGAAGCTGAACCAGACGCTCAACGCGGCGCTGGCCCAGCCCGAACTGAAGGCGCGGCTGCTCAAGGAAGGCTTCGAGCCGCTGACGATGAGCCCGGCCCAGGCCGATACCATGCTGCGCAAGGAAATGGTCCGCTGGGCAGCACAGATCAAGCAGGCCGGGATCACCCCCGAATAGGCTCCCTTTCCCCTTTCAGGCCGCCATCGCCGGTTCCGGCGCGCCGCCGGCCGGCACCGCGTACATCAGCGGGGCCGCGCCGGCCTGGATGCGCGCCCGCTGCGCCTCGGTTGTCATCTCCTCCAGCAGCTTGCAGAAGCGCGGTTCGAACATGCCGGACACGATGTACGTCCAGCGATACGCCTTGAGAATCACGGCCTCCACTTCGGGCGCATGCGGGGCGTCCTGCGCGCCACGAATCACGCGCATGAAGTAGCCCGCATCGGCATGGGCCTGCGCCTGGACGACCGCGTCGAAGCCGCCCACGATGGCCAGCATGTCGTCGATGGCCGCATCGCGCTCGGCGTCGCTCACCCGGGCGTTCTCGCGGATCCATTCCAGCTCGTCCAGGATCGCGTGCTGCGATTCCTCGCGCCAGTGGTACAGGAACACGTCCTTGAACAGTTCGGACAGGTCCGACGCCGTGCCGATGCTGGCGCGATAGTGCGCCTGCGAGAACAGCTCCAGCTGGCAGATCACGGCCAACACGGCCCACGTGCGCTTGCCCAGTACGAAAGCGGCCACGTCGTTGGGCTGGGCGCCGAAGTGGTAGCCGTCGGGCATGTCCTGGCCGGCCAGCCGCTCGATGCGGCGAAACAGTTCCTGGTGCTTCAGTTCCTCGTCGGAAAAGCGGATCAGCGCCTCCAGCGCGACCTGGTCGCCCAGCGCGTGCTGCCCGGTCAACTCCAGCACCTTGGCGCTGACAAAGCGTTCCACCAGCCCGAACATGTTGGCGTAGGTACGGCCTTGCACCTGACTCAGGAAGCGCTGCTCCGATGCGCTAAGGAAGGGCAGTTCGTCGACGAGCGACAGGCCGTCGGGCATGAACTTGTGCGAAAGGTCGAACGTGCGGCCGCGAATCACGTCCTGGTCGATGTCCCAGCGGATGCGGCGTGAAGCGGCGATGCAGCGGGCGTAGCGTTGTGTGTCGGCGGAAAGGGATACAGCTTGCATTGCGAAACTCCTTGATACGTGAAATCCGTCCCATGGAGGACGTGGGCCGGATACTCGGACGTTTCGGGGGTGTCGCGCGTGAGGCCGGTGTCCCGGCTGCAATCGATTACATCGGATTCGGCCCAGGAATGCGGGACAGGCGTCCTTGGCGCGGGTTTACTCGGAGAACTACGATGGATCTAGCTGGAATGCCATGCTGCAAGCGGCTTCCGGGCATCCCCCGGCTATGACCGGCCCGGTCCTTTCCCCTGCACAGGACCGAAGTCCCACACATTTCCTGCGGGTTTTCCCGCGCTGGTGGCAAAACCCGGGACACCGGTCTCGTACGCCAATGAAAACGATTTCCGACAATGACTCCACGGACCGGCCAAGGCCATCCCGGCCAGCGCCAGGTTCGTGTTTGTCTTCTGATTGGAGTTCAAAAAGTTGGAGTAGTCGAGATGTGTACGAAAGTTGCAAAGACCCTGCTTGCCGTTTCAGCCGTTTCCGCATTGACCATCGGCATCGCCCAGACCGCCCACGCCGCGTGGAGCGAG
This region of Cupriavidus sp. EM10 genomic DNA includes:
- a CDS encoding tripartite tricarboxylate transporter substrate binding protein codes for the protein MGIPFANLARLAGRAGIVVAAMAAALAAAPSLAADSFPNRPIRLIVPFAPGGSVDIAGRLITDAWGKQLGQPVVADNRAGASGNIGMDQLAKAKPDGYTLAINNVALAVNPSLFAKLPFDTAKDFASVGTMGTSQHVLVVTNTLPAKNVKELVAMAKAQPGKLSFGSAGAGSTFHMAAELFKTESGADILHVPYKGGGPALVDTIAGQVQMSFPVLSAALPQVQAGKLRALAVTGPKRSPLMPDVPTMAEAGLPHYAFETWFIVSAPAGTPKDVLAKLNQTLNAALAQPELKARLLKEGFEPLTMSPAQADTMLRKEMVRWAAQIKQAGITPE